The Malus domestica chromosome 10, GDT2T_hap1 nucleotide sequence GAGAACAATATGTACCTATCTTGTATCTATATATGTTGGGAAAGAAATAAGACATCAACTTGAAGTTTTAGCAGAAAGAGGAAAGTGGTCTTTCTAGGGTTCTCTTGTTACCATCATGCTCAATTATTGCTACACTCGTCATGATAAATCTCTTCTGAGAAATACACTGCATGATAGGTTGGTAGCACTTTGAATCTTTCGCAAGCATAAGATGGTCTTCATATATATGGATTACCAATTTTGGATTATCGTTTTCAGGGAAAGAAGTGATAAGGCAAGTTCGTAAAAGCTTCAATCTAAACGAGGAGTACCTAAGTGCATTTAGAACCAAATCCTATGCAGACTTCTTCAACAAAGCTCAGTTGCTTGTAAACGAGTCATCATCATCTCCTTTGAATTACAACCATGATCACAAATTGACAGAAGTCCTCCTAGAACCTGGTCAAGAAGCCATACCAGATATCCTTGACTCGGCAATTCTTTCGAAGGAACCTAAATTGAAGGGCCTTATGCTCAACTACTTTGACATAAGTGCTGAAGCCTCAAAAATATGCAGCCACCTCTTAAAAAGCATCAACCATGTCCAATCCAGTTACCACTTTGTTCAACAAGAACTTGATAAATTTGAAGAATACTCACCGGACAAAATCAAATCCATTATTTCGGAGCTAAACTTGCTCATACTTCAAAACAACATTAACCCTTTTTCAAACCCTAATAACCATGACTTTGAGCTCATTCATGAAAAGTACTCGTCGGTTTTGCACCACCTAAAGTCGATGAGGAAAAAGGTGTCGCGGAAGATTAAGCGCATTAAATGTTTCAAAAAGGCCACTGGGATTTGCATAACAGCAGCTTGTAGTTTGATTGCTATAACCGCTATTGTTTTAGCAGCACATACTCTCACTGCCTTGCTCATGGGGCCAGCTCTCATCAGCTTCCCATTTAAAAGCTTCAAGAAAAAACCGCGTAGCATTCCATTTTTGAGAAGTAGGATTCTTACCAAAGTTGGAGAACAACTTGATGTGGCAGCCAAAGggatttatattttgaatagGGATTTCGACACGATGAG carries:
- the LOC103444649 gene encoding UPF0496 protein At1g20180-like yields the protein MWAKLRASSNIAKGKEVIRQVRKSFNLNEEYLSAFRTKSYADFFNKAQLLVNESSSSPLNYNHDHKLTEVLLEPGQEAIPDILDSAILSKEPKLKGLMLNYFDISAEASKICSHLLKSINHVQSSYHFVQQELDKFEEYSPDKIKSIISELNLLILQNNINPFSNPNNHDFELIHEKYSSVLHHLKSMRKKVSRKIKRIKCFKKATGICITAACSLIAITAIVLAAHTLTALLMGPALISFPFKSFKKKPRSIPFLRSRILTKVGEQLDVAAKGIYILNRDFDTMSRLVARLHDEVEHNKAMIRFCLERREDKFSLQVVKELKKTDVGFRKQVEELQEHVYLCLVTINRARALVVKEMTKSCAEN